A stretch of the Panicum virgatum strain AP13 chromosome 9N, P.virgatum_v5, whole genome shotgun sequence genome encodes the following:
- the LOC120693467 gene encoding uncharacterized protein LOC120693467, with protein sequence MGLFGKSTSKQTAKLKSLVKLAAARLAVVRRPRLGRRSIARSDVGQLLSIGHLDRALLRAEQVIEEDNMLEALDVIELYCKILIDQAAQLEKPKECSEEIKEAAAGLMFASARCGELPELLDARAILGDKFGRDFAAAAKEGALGVVDPTLVRKLSGERASLEQKRRLAKEIAAENDIFLEFPEYPVETHQVGRATSQTNDHREREQSRNAPAREFVQESAVNNTDRREVQRTQQSVVDGKVNQTLAQLSVDEKVSRESKKYLDARMAAEAAFASASFAAMAARAAVELSRSESQGKGSKGGGYDKVPPVQTTAAAKQGTAPPSWRPQKSPSPSPSWSDRSTVTSVGSDAAHKGKEVVFDQSNEEVEDEVAEDVVWPPPPLRRPSYRRAASTVGTGVSSGAGPWHGNAGARPFQDGPPENNHPPHRRRATEFAGGNGHLHAPHDALGGQRGQYVTPPYRRNPAASTGRNSDAAVAGAYESSAYVHQPYARVVSALERSNEHIARHEEVRRIGTDARVLQERVYGAAAPGQGQGQGPLNPDRRATSVRTRR encoded by the exons ATGGGCCTCTTCGGCAAGAGCACCTCCAAGCAGACCGCCAAGCTCAAGTCCCTGGtcaagctcgccgccgcgcgcctcgccgtcgtccgccgcccgcgcctcggCCGCCGCTCCATCGCCCGCAGCGACGTCGGGCAGCTCCTCTCCATCGGCCACCTCGACCGCGCCCTCCTCCGG GCGGAGCAGGTGATCGAGGAGGACAACATGCTGGAGGCGCTGGACGTCATCGAGCTCTACTGCAAAATCCTCATCGACCAGGCCGCGCAGCTGGAAAAACCCAA GGAATGCAGCGAGGAGatcaaggaggcggcggcggggctgatGTTCGCCTCCGCGAGGTGCGGCGAGCTGCCGGAGCTGCTGGACGCGCGCGCCATCCTGGGGGACAAGTTCGGCCGGGACTTCGCCGCGGCGGCCAAGGAGGGCGCCCTCGGCGTCGTCGACCCCACG TTGGTGCGGAAGTTGTCCGGCGAGAGGGCGAGCTTGGAGCAGAAGAGGAGGTTGGCCAAGGAGATCGCCGCAGAGAACGACATTTTTCTGGAGTTCCCTGAGTACCCAGTAGAGACTCACCAAGTTGGTCGCGCAACCTCACAGACCAACGACCATAGAGAAAGAGAACAATCGAGGAATGCCCCAGCCAGAGAATTTGTCCAGGAGAGTGCGGTCAACAACACGGATCGTCGTGAG GTGCAGCGGACGCAGCAGTCTGTTGTTGATGGCAAGGTGAACCAGACCCTTGCTCAGCTGAGCGTGGATGAGAAGGTGTCGAGGGAATCCAAGAAGTATCTCGACGCCAggatggcggcggaggcggccttcGCGTCCGCGTCGTTCGCCGCGATGGCCGCGCGGGCTGCCGTCGAGCTGTCTCGGTCGGAGTCACAGGGGAAGGGATCGAAGGGCGGTGGCTACGACAAGGTGCCCCCGGTGCAGACCACGGCGGCAGCGAAGCAAGGGACGGCACCGCCGTCGTGGAGGCCGCAGAAGTCTCCGTCTCCGTCGCCCTCGTGGAGCGACAGGAGCACGGTGACCTCGGTCGGGTCGGACGCGGCGCATaaggggaaggaggtcgtgTTCGACCAGAGCAACGAGGAAGTGGAGGACGAAGTGGCGGAGGACGTcgtctggccgccgccgccgctgcgccggccATCCTACAGGAGGGCGGCCTCCACGGTGGGCACGGGCGtcagctccggcgccggcccGTGGCACGGGAACGCCGGCGCACGGCCGTTCCAGGACGGCCCGCCCGAGAACAACCACCCACCGCACAGGAGGCGCGCCACGGAGTTCGCCGGCGGGAACGGTCACCTGCACGCTCCCCACGACGCCCTGGGCGGCCAGCGCGGGCAGTACGTGACCCCGCCGTACAGGAGGAACCCGGCGGCCAGCACTGGCAGGAACagcgacgccgccgtcgccggcgcgtaCGAGAGCTCGGCGTACGTGCACCAGCCGTACGCGAGGGTCGTGTCGGCGCTGGAGCGCAGCAACGAGCACATCGCGCGGCACGAGGAGGTGCGCCGGATCGGCACCGACGCGCGGGTGCTCCAGGAGCGGGTGtacggcgccgcggcgccggggcaggggcaggggcaggggccgCTGAACCCGGACAGGAGGGCCACCTCGGTGCGCACGCGGAGGTGA
- the LOC120691687 gene encoding trihelix transcription factor GT-1-like isoform X2, whose translation MLLSGPPAAPTPPLLLPESSGEDGGHDSSRAAAAAAAGSAPKRRAETWVREETLCLIALRREMDDHFNTSKSNKHLWEAISARMRDQGFDRSPTMCTDKWRNLLKEFKKARSHARHNGGGGSGAGGNGNAKMAYYKEIDDLLKRRGKESGSGGCVASGSGAGKTPTSNSKIESYLQFTTDNGFEDANIPFGPVEANGRSILSIDDRLEDVRHSLPLTAADAVATNGVNPWNWRDTSTNGGDNQGTFGGRVILVKWGDYTKRIGIDGTSEAIKEAIKSAFGLRTRRAFWLEDEDEVVRTLDRDMPIGAYTLHLDDGVTIKLCNANRLQTPEDKTFYTEEDFRDFLTRRGWTLLREYGGYMNVESLDDLRPGAIYQGMRSLGD comes from the exons ATGCTCCTCTCcggcccgccggcggcgcccaccccgccgctgctcctcccgGAGAgcagcggcgaggacggcggccacgactcctcccgcgccgcggcggcggcggcggcggggtcggcgcCGAAGAGGCGCGCGGAGACGTGGGTCCGGGAGGAGACCCTCTGCTTGATCGCGCTGCGCCGCGAGATGGACGACCACTTCAACACTTCGAAGTCCAACAAGCACCTGTGGGAGGCCATCTCCGCCCGGATGCGGGACCAAGGGTTCGACCGCTCCCCTACCATGTGCACAGACAAGTGGCGCAACCTTCTGAAGGAGTTCAAGAAGGCGCGCAGCCACGCGAGgcacaacggcggcggcggctccggcgccggAGGGAACGGCAACGCCAAGATGGCGTACTACAAGGAGATCGACGACCTGCTCAAGCGCCGCGGGAAGGAgagtggcagcggcggctgcgTTGCCAGTGGCAGTGGCGCCGGGAAGACCCCCACATCCAACTCCAAGATCGAGTCTTACCTACAGTTCACGACAGATAACG GCTTTGAAGATGCTAACATTCCCTTTGGTCCTGTTGAAG CAAATGGTAGATCGATACTGAGCATCGATGATCGTTTGGAGGATGTCAGGCATTCACTTCCCCTGACAGCTGCTGATGCAGTTGCAACCAACGGTGTGAACCCTTGGAATTGGAGAGACACCTCAACTAATG GTGGAGATAATCAGGGCACTTTTGGTGGGAGAGTCATTTTAGTCAAGTGGG GTGATTACACTAAAAGAATAGGAATTGATGGTACTTCTGAAGCAATTAAGGAAGCCATCAAATCAGCATTTGGACTAAGAACAAGACGAGCTTTCTGgcttgaagatgaagatgaggtTGTTCGTACCTTGGATAGGGATATGCCGATTGGAGCATACACACTACATCTTGATGATG GGGTGACAATTAAACTCTGCAATGCAAACCGCTTGCAGACCCCAGAAGACAAGACATTCTACACTGAAGAGGACTTCCGAGATTTCCTCACACGGCGTGGCTGGACACTCCTCAGGGAGTACGGTGGCTATATGAATGTTGAAAGCCTGGATGATCTCCGTCCTGGCGCGATTTATCAGGGGATGCGGTCCCTTGGGGATTGA
- the LOC120691687 gene encoding trihelix transcription factor GT-4-like isoform X1 — protein MLLSGPPAAPTPPLLLPESSGEDGGHDSSRAAAAAAAGSAPKRRAETWVREETLCLIALRREMDDHFNTSKSNKHLWEAISARMRDQGFDRSPTMCTDKWRNLLKEFKKARSHARHNGGGGSGAGGNGNAKMAYYKEIDDLLKRRGKESGSGGCVASGSGAGKTPTSNSKIESYLQFTTDNGFEDANIPFGPVEANGRSILSIDDRLEDVRHSLPLTAADAVATNGVNPWNWRDTSTNGGDNQGTFGGRVILVKWGDYTTVREAYGTGYALFWGDYTKRIGIDGTSEAIKEAIKSAFGLRTRRAFWLEDEDEVVRTLDRDMPIGAYTLHLDDGVTIKLCNANRLQTPEDKTFYTEEDFRDFLTRRGWTLLREYGGYMNVESLDDLRPGAIYQGMRSLGD, from the exons ATGCTCCTCTCcggcccgccggcggcgcccaccccgccgctgctcctcccgGAGAgcagcggcgaggacggcggccacgactcctcccgcgccgcggcggcggcggcggcggggtcggcgcCGAAGAGGCGCGCGGAGACGTGGGTCCGGGAGGAGACCCTCTGCTTGATCGCGCTGCGCCGCGAGATGGACGACCACTTCAACACTTCGAAGTCCAACAAGCACCTGTGGGAGGCCATCTCCGCCCGGATGCGGGACCAAGGGTTCGACCGCTCCCCTACCATGTGCACAGACAAGTGGCGCAACCTTCTGAAGGAGTTCAAGAAGGCGCGCAGCCACGCGAGgcacaacggcggcggcggctccggcgccggAGGGAACGGCAACGCCAAGATGGCGTACTACAAGGAGATCGACGACCTGCTCAAGCGCCGCGGGAAGGAgagtggcagcggcggctgcgTTGCCAGTGGCAGTGGCGCCGGGAAGACCCCCACATCCAACTCCAAGATCGAGTCTTACCTACAGTTCACGACAGATAACG GCTTTGAAGATGCTAACATTCCCTTTGGTCCTGTTGAAG CAAATGGTAGATCGATACTGAGCATCGATGATCGTTTGGAGGATGTCAGGCATTCACTTCCCCTGACAGCTGCTGATGCAGTTGCAACCAACGGTGTGAACCCTTGGAATTGGAGAGACACCTCAACTAATG GTGGAGATAATCAGGGCACTTTTGGTGGGAGAGTCATTTTAGTCAAGTGGGGTGATTACaccacagtgcgggaagcctacggcactgggtacgcccttttttggGGTGATTACACTAAAAGAATAGGAATTGATGGTACTTCTGAAGCAATTAAGGAAGCCATCAAATCAGCATTTGGACTAAGAACAAGACGAGCTTTCTGgcttgaagatgaagatgaggtTGTTCGTACCTTGGATAGGGATATGCCGATTGGAGCATACACACTACATCTTGATGATG GGGTGACAATTAAACTCTGCAATGCAAACCGCTTGCAGACCCCAGAAGACAAGACATTCTACACTGAAGAGGACTTCCGAGATTTCCTCACACGGCGTGGCTGGACACTCCTCAGGGAGTACGGTGGCTATATGAATGTTGAAAGCCTGGATGATCTCCGTCCTGGCGCGATTTATCAGGGGATGCGGTCCCTTGGGGATTGA